Within Psychrobacter sp. AH5, the genomic segment CGCTACTACTGAAGAAGCGGCTCAGTAACGGCTTAATAACTGCTAGTCTTTGATAAGAGATGTCGTTTTTGCGACTGTTTATCTAATTGTGATGCTTTGCTGCGGCTTTGATTATTGCGGTTTACTAGCTGTTATTGATAGCTTTATTAGCTAAAAACAAAAAGTCTGATACTTATTTAATACCCACTTTCACTAGCTGAGAGTGGGTTTTTTTGTGGGTATTTGTGTAATTATTGAGCATTTGCTTCTTTACTTGATTTTATGCAAGTGAAACAATATCGCGCTTATACGACCCTTAGTCGTAATAACTCTATACTTCATCGTAAATAAAGTACTTTTTGAAGGAATAAAAGTATGAGCAAAGTTTTAAAAAAAGAAGGGGATGCCGCTGAATTAGCAGCGCTAGAAAACGGCTTTATGGGACATCCAAGACCGTTACGTCCGCTATTTTTCACTGAAATGTGGGAGCGTTTTTCTTACTACAGTATTCGGCCGTTATTAGTCCTGTTTATGGTTGCAAGCGTTGGTAGTGGAGGTTTTGGCTTTGATGAAACTACCGCGTCAGCTATTTATGGTATTTTTGCCGGTTCACTATATTTAGCCGCGGTTCCGGGTGGCTGGCTAGCCGATAACTGGCTAGGACAAGAGCGAGCCTTATGGTGGGGTAGTATTATTATTGCTTTGGGTCACTTATCCATTGCCTTGTCCGCCCTCTTTGGTATGACACTATTTTTTGTTGGGCTAATCTGCATCGTTTTAGGGTCTGGGTTATTCAAGACTTGTATTTCAGTGATGGTAGGCGCTTTATATGCCAAAGGCGATAGCCGCCGCGATGGCGGTTTTACGCTGTTTTATATGGGTATCAATATTGGCGCATTATTAGCCGCTCTTATTGTTGGTGTTTTTAAAGAAAAAGGTCTATGGCATATAGGTTTTGGCGTTGGCGGTTTAGGAATGCTGGTATCACTACTGGTCTATCGATTCTCTGCTCAAAAAACGCTAAAACGTTTCGCGCAAGCAAAAGGCATCAAAGCGGATTGGGAGATAGCCAATGATCGCTACCATAATATAGGTGCGTGGGTCGGCGGCTTATTGGCAGTGCTCGCCGCCATCGTCGTCTTAGTAGCTAGTGGTATTTTGCCCTTTAATGCCCAGCTAGTGGCGCAGTATATGACTTATATTATTGCTGGCGTGGTGCTGTTATATTTTGCCGTCATGTTTGTATCACCAAGGCTCGATAAAACCGATAAGCTGCGCTTATTGACCTGTTTTATTTTGATTATCGGCTCCACTCTTTTTTGGTCAAGCTTTGAGCAGCAACCGACCTCGTTCAACTTATTTGCCGATCGCTACACCGATTTGGAGGTCATGGGCTTTAGTATTCCTAGTATTTGGTTTCAGTCGCTCAACCCGTTATTTATTTTAATGCTAGCGCCTATTGTTAGTATTATTTGGGTCAAGCTTGGCAATAGAGGTCGTGAGCCTAGTAGCATGGCAAAGTTTGCTTTAGGAATGTTACTAGCCGCCGCTGGTTTTGGTTTGATGATTTTGGCGTCTAAGAGCATTTTGACTAATGAGGGCGGACTTGCTTCGCCATTATGGTTAGTAGGCAGTCTGTTATTATTGACTTTAGGCGAGCTAGCGCTCAGTCCGGTAGGCTTGTCATCGATGACTAAGCTTGCGCCAAAAGGGATGCAAGGCCAGATGATGGGGCTGTTCTTTGCCTCTGTTGCGATGGGTAATTTGGTAGCGGCCTTTTTTGGCGGCTTTGTTTCTGCTGATAAAATCGAGAGTCTGCCTACCTTGTTTACGACTATGACAGTGTTTTTAGTAGTGACAGCGGTGATTTTATTACTACTGGCTAAACCTATTAATAACATGCTCAAAAAGAGCGAGCAGGCCGATCAGCTCAGCTAGCTCTAAGCGCGTAGTAAATTTATAGACGTGTTACCCTAGTGGGTGACACGTGCTTACTTTGAGCAAAAAGATATTTTATGCCAGCTATTGAAAGCGCGCCATCTGCCCAGACCTCTAATACTATGGTTATTCAACCTCAATACTATTATCACAACGAGACGATTATTGATAATCGCTAGCTATACCAAATGATCAAAAAATCAGAATCCACAAGGAACATTCAATGAGTAAACAAGCCATTCACGACCGTATCGATAGTTTGCGTGACGTTTTAACTAAGCAGGACTTAACCGCTATTATCGTGCCGACAGCCGATCCGCATTTATCTGAGTACCTGCCTGAATATTGGCAAAGCCGTCGATGGCTTACAGGGTTTACCGGTTCAGTAGGTACGTTGGTAGTCACCGCTGATTTTGCTGGGCTATGGACCGATAGTCGTTACTGGGTACATGCTGCCCATGAGTTAAGCGGCACTGGTATTACTCTAGAGAAACTCGCACCCGGTCAGCCTAATCACATTGATTGGTTAAGCGAGCAGTTAGCTGAAGGCGATAGCGTGGCAGTCGATGGCGATGTCTTATCTATTGCTGAACAAGATCGTTTACTGGACGCTTTTGAAGCCAAAGACATTACCTTGATTACCGATCGTGACGTGTTGGCTGATATTTGGAGCGATCGTCCGGCATTACCGACTGCTAAGTTATATCAGCATGATGAGCAGTTTGTGGCGCAGTCTGCTAGCTCAAAACTTGATGCGGTACGTGCGGGTATGAGCGAGGCAGGAGCGACGCATCATCTGTTATCAAGCCTTGATGATATCGCTTGGCTGACCAACTTGCGCGGTAGCGATGTCGATTATAACCCTGTATTTTTAGCGCATATGTTGATCGATGAGCAGACGGCAACGCTATTTGTGGATAATAATAAAGTCAGTAGCGATATCAAGCAAAGTCTACAAGAGAGCGGTATCGAGTTGGCAGATTACGAGGCAGTACAATCAGCGCTAGGCAAGCTTACCCCTGAGGATTTATTACTATTAGATCCTAGTAAAGTCGCGGTCGGTACTTTGTCACAGATAGTCGATAATGTCGGTTTTATCGAGCAAATGGCTCCTAGCACTAAGCTAAAATCGGTCAAATCAGATGCCGATGTCGATCATGTACGCGAGGCCATGCGTCAAGATGGCGCCGCGCTATGCGAGTTTTTTAGCGCCTTTGAGCAGCGCTTAGCAGCTGGTGAGCGTCTTAGTGAGCTGGACGTTGATAGTATGCTGATTGAAGTGCGTAGTCAGCAGCCGCACTACGTGTCGCCAAGCTTTCCTACCATTGCTGGTTTTAATGAAAATGGCGCACTGCCGCATTACCGTGCAACGCCAGAAAAATTCAATTATTTGGACGTAAGCGAGGGCGAGGGTGGCTTATTGCTAATTGATTCAGGCGCTCAATACCAAAACGGCACAACCGATATCACCCGAGTTGTCGGTATTGGTCAAGTGACAGACGAGCATAAACGCGACTTTACTACCGTACTCAAAGCCCATATCGCGCTGGCTCGCGCGCATTTCCCTGATGGCATCGCCTCACCTTTGATTGATGCGATTTGCCGTGCGCCATTATGGCGAGCACAAATGGACTATGGTCATGGCACCGGTCATGGTGTAGGTTATTTCTTAAATGTGCACGAAGGGCCACAAGTCATCGCTTATAGCGCCAGTACGCCTAAAGAGCGCGCAATGAAAGTAAATATGATCTCTAGCAATGAGCCAGGTTTGTATCGCGAAGGCAAATGGGGCATTCGTATTGAAAACTTAGTCGTCAATAGAGCGGTGGCTAATCCTAATGAAACCGAATTTGGTAAGTTTTTACACTTTGAGACGGTGACTTACTGTCCTATTGATACTCGTCTAATTGACAAGACATTATTAGATAGCATAGAGCTAAACTGGCTAAACGACTACCATAGCCAAGTCTATGCTGAGCTAAAAGATCGTGTCGATGGCGCCGCGCTTGACTGGTTGACTGAGCGCACCCAAGCGATATAAAATGCTTTCTCAAAGATAAATAGTCGTTTAAAATAAAAGCGCCTAACGAATTATTCGTTAGGCGCTTTATTTATCAGAATTGAATGAAGCTCTTTTCTGATCTTTATTATTAGCTCTTATTACTTTTCGCTCAATTGACGCGTGACCTCCGCTCGCAACCAAGACTTTAGGTTTTCAGACATCTGCATCATCTGCTCAGTCAGATAATCATCGATATTAGCTTCTAGTTCTTGAATCATCTGTTGATGAGCGGCATTAAGCTCAGTATCTTGTAAAGATAAGTCGATAGCTGAATGAGCATGGGCTGTATCGCCAACCGCATTGATATTGTTGACATTGGCAAGGTTTGGTTTTGTCTCAGCGAGCGACTTATTAGAGTCTTTATCGATCTCATTTTTTACTGTGTCTGTAACCGCTTTCTCTGCAACCTTAGTGACCTCTGTTACCGAATCTTCTTTATCAGCCGGCTGCTCAACTTGCGTTTCTTGTGATGCTTGTTGCTCAGCTTCGGCTAATGCTTTTTCTTCAAGGGCATTTTTTTTAGCTTGTAGCTTTTCTTCTTGCAAGCGTTGTTGCTCTAAACGCTCTTTTTCCAAGCTCTCTTCTGCTAAGCGTTGCTGTTCGGCCTCAGCTTTTTGCGCCGCCTCTTTATCAGCAAGCTCTCTTGCTACTGCCTGCTGCTTGTCATGAGCGCTATACAAATCATCGAGATGAGCGTCGAGATCGTGATTGCTAAAGACGAAATCCTCAAATGGCGTATCGGTCTGCAGTAGCGTAGTAATATCTGTCAATTCTTGCACGATAGCGGCACGTACGGCTTGGGGTGCACTAGTCCAATGCTGATAAAACTGAGGAGAAAAAGAATAGCTCGACATAATTACTTTCCTAAAGTGCTAAAAATTACCCCTTATCATACGCAAGTACAATAAGGGGCTGCAAGGGGACAAACGTAGCAAAAAGCATATAAATCTTGCACTAATACGGATAGCGTTAAAAGTAGTGAAAATAATTAAGTATAATTAAGCTAAGACCAACGGGCAAAAATTAACGAACCGTTAGTACCACCGAAGCCAAAACTATTAGAGACAGCATAGTTAAGATCATCGACTTTTCTAGCTTTATTAGCCACATAGTCCAAATTACAATTGTCCTCGACATTTTCTAAGTTGATCGTCGGCGGCACTTGCTGATGTTGCAATGCAAGAATAGCAAAGATAGCCTCAATGCCACCTGCTGCGCCCAATAGGTGCCCTGTCATAGACTTGGTTGAGCTTACCAAAATACTATCTTTTACCGCTGAAAATACGCTCTCAATCGCGAGTGATTCAGCAACGTCGCCTGCTGGCGTACTAGTACCATGAGCGTTGACATAACCGACCAATGCAGGATCAATACCCGCATCATCAATAGCGTTTTGCATGGCGCGCGCTGCACCGCTACCATCTTCAGGCGGCGCGGTAATATGACTGGCATCATCGCTCATACCAAAGCCGACTAGCTCGGCAA encodes:
- a CDS encoding peptide MFS transporter — its product is MSKVLKKEGDAAELAALENGFMGHPRPLRPLFFTEMWERFSYYSIRPLLVLFMVASVGSGGFGFDETTASAIYGIFAGSLYLAAVPGGWLADNWLGQERALWWGSIIIALGHLSIALSALFGMTLFFVGLICIVLGSGLFKTCISVMVGALYAKGDSRRDGGFTLFYMGINIGALLAALIVGVFKEKGLWHIGFGVGGLGMLVSLLVYRFSAQKTLKRFAQAKGIKADWEIANDRYHNIGAWVGGLLAVLAAIVVLVASGILPFNAQLVAQYMTYIIAGVVLLYFAVMFVSPRLDKTDKLRLLTCFILIIGSTLFWSSFEQQPTSFNLFADRYTDLEVMGFSIPSIWFQSLNPLFILMLAPIVSIIWVKLGNRGREPSSMAKFALGMLLAAAGFGLMILASKSILTNEGGLASPLWLVGSLLLLTLGELALSPVGLSSMTKLAPKGMQGQMMGLFFASVAMGNLVAAFFGGFVSADKIESLPTLFTTMTVFLVVTAVILLLLAKPINNMLKKSEQADQLS
- a CDS encoding aminopeptidase P family protein encodes the protein MSKQAIHDRIDSLRDVLTKQDLTAIIVPTADPHLSEYLPEYWQSRRWLTGFTGSVGTLVVTADFAGLWTDSRYWVHAAHELSGTGITLEKLAPGQPNHIDWLSEQLAEGDSVAVDGDVLSIAEQDRLLDAFEAKDITLITDRDVLADIWSDRPALPTAKLYQHDEQFVAQSASSKLDAVRAGMSEAGATHHLLSSLDDIAWLTNLRGSDVDYNPVFLAHMLIDEQTATLFVDNNKVSSDIKQSLQESGIELADYEAVQSALGKLTPEDLLLLDPSKVAVGTLSQIVDNVGFIEQMAPSTKLKSVKSDADVDHVREAMRQDGAALCEFFSAFEQRLAAGERLSELDVDSMLIEVRSQQPHYVSPSFPTIAGFNENGALPHYRATPEKFNYLDVSEGEGGLLLIDSGAQYQNGTTDITRVVGIGQVTDEHKRDFTTVLKAHIALARAHFPDGIASPLIDAICRAPLWRAQMDYGHGTGHGVGYFLNVHEGPQVIAYSASTPKERAMKVNMISSNEPGLYREGKWGIRIENLVVNRAVANPNETEFGKFLHFETVTYCPIDTRLIDKTLLDSIELNWLNDYHSQVYAELKDRVDGAALDWLTERTQAI